A single window of Arvicanthis niloticus isolate mArvNil1 chromosome X, mArvNil1.pat.X, whole genome shotgun sequence DNA harbors:
- the Prps1 gene encoding ribose-phosphate pyrophosphokinase 1: MPNIKIFSGSSHQDLSQKIADRLGLELGKVVTKKFSNQETCVEIGESVRGEDVYIVQSGCGEINDNLMELLIMINACKIASASRVTAVIPCFPYARQDKKDKSRAPISAKLVANMLSVAGADHIITMDLHASQIQGFFDIPVDNLYAEPAVLKWIRENISEWRNCTIVSPDAGGAKRVTSIADRLNVDFALIHKERKKANEVDRMVLVGDVKDRVAILVDDMADTCGTICHAADKLLSAGATRVYAILTHGIFSGPAISRINNACFEAVVVTNTIPQEDKMKHCSKIQVIDISMILAEAIRRTHNGESVSYLFSHVPL, from the exons ATGCCGAATATCAAAATCTTCAGCGGGAGCTCCCACCAGGACTTATCCCAGAAAATTGCTGATCGCCTGGGCCTGGAGCTAGGCAAGGTGGTGACTAAGAAATTCAGCAACCAGGAGACCTG tgTGGAAATTGGGGAAAGCGTTCGTGGTGAGGATGTCTACATTGTTCAGAGTGGGTGTGGTGAGATAAATGACAATCTAATGGAGCTTTTGATCATGATTAATGCTTGCAAGATTGCTTCAGCCAGCCGGGTTACTGCAGTCATCCCATGCTTCCCTTATGCCCGCCAAGATAAGAAGGATAAG aGCCGGGCTCCAATCTCAGCTAAGCTTGTTGCAAATATGCTATCTGTAGCAGGTGCAGATCATATTATCACCATGGATCTACATGCATCTCAAATTCAG GGTTTCTTTGACATCCCAGTGGACAATTTATATGCAGAGCCAGCTGTCCTAAAGTGGATACGGGAGAATATATCTGAGTGGAGAAACTGTACTATTGTTTCACCTGATGCTGGTGGAGCCAAGAG AGTGACCTCCATTGCAGACCGATTGAATGTGGATTTTGCTTTGATTCACAAGGAACGGAAGAAAGCCAATGAAGTGGACCGCATGGTACTAGTAGGAGATGTGAAGGATCGCGTGGCCATACTTGTGGATGACATGGCTGACACTTGTGGTACAATCTGTCATGCTGCTGACAA ACTTCTCTCAGCTGGAGCTACCAGAGTTTATGCCATCTTGACGCATGGAATCTTTTCTGGCCCAGCCATCTCTCGCATCAACAATGCATGCTTTGAAGCAGTAGTAGTTACAAATACCATACCTCAGGAGGACAAGATGAAACACTGCTCCAAAATCCAG GTGATTGACATCTCTATGATCCTTGCAGAAGCCATCAGGAGAACCCACAACGGAGAATCTGTCTCCTACCTGTTCAGCCATGTTCCTTTATAA